One Thermoplasmata archaeon DNA segment encodes these proteins:
- the lsrF gene encoding 3-hydroxy-5-phosphonooxypentane-2,4-dione thiolase has protein sequence MDWGLRNRLNRIIRPKDGRTVMLAVDHGYFMGPTTGLEDFRKTINPLLPYADTVMLTRGALRNYIPPECETPVVLRVSGGTSILSKELLHEGSIANIEEAIRLNVAGVAFSILVGADFERDTLLEFSRWCDECGKYGIPMVAVTAVGKEMARDARYMSLASRIAAELGAHIVKTYYVDGFEKVVETCPVPIVIAGGKKVPELDALKMTAAALEAGAVGVDMGRNIFQADDPVAMIRAVRAVVHERHTPEEAYSLYQELMKGGK, from the coding sequence ATGGACTGGGGTCTCAGGAACCGCCTCAACCGCATCATCAGGCCGAAGGACGGGAGAACAGTTATGCTCGCTGTGGACCACGGTTATTTCATGGGACCAACGACGGGGCTCGAGGACTTCAGGAAGACGATAAACCCCCTCCTGCCCTACGCAGACACGGTCATGCTCACCCGCGGCGCCCTCCGCAACTACATCCCGCCCGAGTGCGAGACGCCGGTGGTCCTTCGGGTCTCTGGCGGCACGAGCATCCTGAGCAAGGAGCTCCTACACGAGGGGAGCATAGCGAACATAGAAGAGGCGATCAGGCTCAATGTCGCAGGAGTGGCTTTCTCGATACTCGTCGGCGCGGACTTCGAGCGCGACACCCTCCTCGAGTTCTCGAGGTGGTGCGACGAGTGCGGGAAGTACGGAATTCCGATGGTAGCGGTGACGGCGGTCGGGAAGGAGATGGCTAGGGACGCGCGATACATGAGCCTCGCATCGCGCATCGCGGCGGAGCTCGGGGCCCACATCGTTAAGACCTACTACGTCGACGGCTTCGAGAAGGTCGTCGAGACGTGCCCGGTGCCCATTGTGATCGCTGGAGGCAAGAAGGTGCCCGAGCTCGATGCGCTCAAAATGACAGCGGCGGCGTTGGAGGCGGGCGCGGTCGGGGTCGACATGGGCAGGAACATCTTTCAAGCCGATGACCCTGTGGCGATGATAAGGGCGGTCAGGGCGGTTGTGCATGAGAGGCACACGCCAGAGGAGGCCTACAGCCTGTACCAGGAGTTGATGAAGGGGGGGAAGTAG
- a CDS encoding alcohol dehydrogenase catalytic domain-containing protein, producing the protein MNKRMMKVAVYYRNDDVRIQEVPVPEIGPGELLMRIEASGICGSDVMEWYRVRKAPLVLGHEVAGVVEEAGEGVREFKKGDRIVAAHHVPCNTCKYCLRGHHSVCDTLRSTNFDPGGFAQYVRLPRINVDRGVFRLPDELSFEEGTFVEPLACVLRGQRIAGLRPGESLFVIGSGISGLLHIAAAKALGAGRILATDINPQRLHFAKMMGADEVFLSEGELSEKLKKANGGLGADFVAVCTAAAPAIRSAFKCADRGGRILFFAPAMPGETFPFPLYELWRDGVSIHFSYAGPPADMMAALELLRSRRILVGGMVTHRLPLSETARGFELVAKAQSSVKVIIRPHG; encoded by the coding sequence ATGAATAAAAGAATGATGAAGGTCGCGGTATACTACAGGAACGACGACGTCCGTATTCAAGAGGTCCCGGTTCCGGAAATCGGTCCCGGCGAGCTGCTGATGCGCATCGAGGCCAGCGGAATCTGTGGCTCGGATGTCATGGAGTGGTATCGGGTCCGGAAGGCTCCCCTCGTCCTTGGCCACGAGGTCGCCGGGGTGGTCGAGGAGGCGGGCGAGGGCGTGAGAGAATTCAAAAAAGGCGACAGAATCGTTGCGGCCCACCACGTCCCCTGCAACACCTGCAAGTATTGCCTAAGGGGCCACCACTCCGTCTGCGACACTCTTCGCAGCACGAACTTCGACCCGGGTGGTTTCGCGCAATACGTCCGACTTCCTCGGATAAATGTGGACCGGGGCGTTTTCCGACTCCCGGACGAGCTCTCCTTTGAGGAAGGGACCTTCGTCGAGCCATTGGCCTGCGTTCTGAGGGGCCAGAGAATCGCTGGCCTTAGGCCGGGGGAGAGCCTCTTCGTAATAGGCTCGGGAATATCGGGGCTCCTCCACATCGCGGCAGCCAAGGCCCTAGGTGCGGGAAGAATTCTCGCCACGGACATCAACCCCCAGCGCCTCCATTTCGCAAAAATGATGGGCGCGGACGAGGTCTTCTTATCCGAGGGGGAGCTCTCGGAGAAGTTGAAGAAGGCCAACGGGGGCCTCGGGGCCGACTTTGTTGCGGTCTGCACCGCCGCTGCGCCCGCGATTAGAAGCGCTTTCAAGTGCGCGGACAGGGGGGGCAGAATTCTTTTCTTCGCGCCAGCGATGCCGGGCGAGACATTCCCCTTCCCCCTGTACGAGCTGTGGAGGGACGGGGTGAGCATCCACTTCTCCTACGCAGGCCCGCCGGCTGACATGATGGCGGCCCTCGAGCTCCTTCGCAGCCGGAGAATACTCGTCGGCGGGATGGTGACCCACCGCCTCCCCCTCTCCGAGACCGCGAGGGGCTTCGAGCTCGTGGCGAAGGCGCAGAGCTCTGTCAAGGTGATCATCCGGCCCCACGGATGA
- a CDS encoding RtcB family protein: MPEWRGPLERVDEYRWRIPKSYKPGMRTSGVIYASPGLIDSVLRDEAPEQVANVATLPGIVGESLAMPDIHWGYGFPIGGVAATDAEEGVISPGGVGYDINCGVRLLRTELDAGEVRGRLGELIDTLFHEVPSGLGSKGKVRLETRELDAVLEGGARWAVERGYGRPEDLESLEEGGRMEGADPSKVSQLAKQRGAPQLGTLGAGNHFLEIQRVDEIYNERAARALGIDEKDQIMVMIHTGSRGCGYQICDDYLRVMHRAYRKYGIQLPDEQLACAPMGSPEASDYLRAMACAANYAWANRQLITHWVREAFTKVLGKREDELGLEVVYDIAHNIAKLEEHEVEGRRRRLVVHRKGATRAFGPGTEALGPRFRSLGQPVLIPGSMGSESYVLLGTERAMRETFGSACHGAGRVMSRNAAIKRFRDREIIEALRGAGIYARGASDTVMSEEAPAAYKDVSSVVETCHGAGIARKVARLRPLGVMKG; encoded by the coding sequence ATGCCTGAGTGGCGCGGCCCGCTCGAGAGAGTGGATGAGTACCGCTGGAGAATTCCGAAGAGCTACAAGCCCGGGATGCGGACCTCCGGGGTCATCTACGCCAGCCCGGGCCTCATCGACAGCGTTCTTAGGGACGAGGCGCCAGAGCAGGTGGCCAATGTCGCCACTCTGCCGGGCATAGTCGGCGAGTCTCTGGCGATGCCCGACATCCACTGGGGCTACGGGTTCCCCATCGGTGGCGTCGCCGCCACGGACGCGGAGGAGGGTGTAATATCGCCCGGCGGCGTGGGCTACGACATTAACTGCGGCGTCAGACTCCTTAGGACGGAGCTCGATGCGGGCGAAGTCAGGGGGAGGCTCGGGGAGCTCATTGACACGCTTTTCCACGAGGTACCGTCGGGTCTGGGCTCAAAGGGAAAGGTCAGGCTCGAGACGCGCGAGCTCGACGCCGTTCTCGAGGGCGGGGCGAGGTGGGCGGTCGAGAGGGGCTACGGCCGGCCCGAGGACCTCGAGAGTCTGGAGGAGGGGGGGAGGATGGAGGGCGCCGACCCTTCGAAGGTGAGCCAGCTCGCGAAGCAGAGGGGCGCGCCGCAGCTTGGGACCCTCGGCGCGGGGAACCACTTTCTCGAGATTCAGAGGGTTGATGAGATCTACAACGAGCGCGCCGCGCGGGCGCTGGGAATCGATGAAAAGGACCAGATAATGGTGATGATTCACACGGGCTCGCGCGGCTGCGGCTACCAGATATGCGACGACTACCTGAGGGTGATGCACCGCGCCTACAGAAAATACGGCATCCAGCTTCCCGACGAGCAGCTCGCGTGTGCGCCGATGGGCTCCCCCGAGGCCTCCGACTACCTCAGGGCGATGGCCTGCGCCGCCAACTACGCATGGGCGAACCGCCAGCTAATCACGCACTGGGTCAGGGAGGCCTTTACAAAGGTTCTGGGGAAGAGAGAAGACGAGCTCGGGCTGGAGGTCGTGTACGACATCGCCCACAACATCGCTAAACTCGAGGAGCACGAGGTAGAGGGGAGGAGGAGGAGGCTCGTGGTCCACAGGAAGGGTGCCACGAGGGCCTTTGGGCCCGGGACAGAGGCGCTGGGGCCGAGGTTCCGCTCGCTGGGCCAGCCGGTCCTGATTCCGGGCAGCATGGGCTCGGAGAGCTATGTGCTCCTCGGCACGGAGAGGGCGATGCGCGAGACATTCGGGAGTGCGTGCCATGGCGCGGGGCGCGTGATGTCGCGCAACGCGGCCATAAAACGCTTCCGCGACAGGGAGATTATCGAGGCGCTCAGGGGCGCTGGCATCTACGCGCGCGGGGCGAGCGACACGGTGATGTCCGAGGAGGCGCCCGCGGCCTACAAGGACGTCTCAAGTGTCGTTGAGACTTGCCACGGTGCGGGAATAGCTAGGAAGGTCGCGAGGCTGAGACCGCTCGGGGTAATGAAGGGCTAG
- a CDS encoding UbiA family prenyltransferase: protein MKGAGGPGKMSSLSWPVAYLRMSRAEYLPAEIPGLLTIYFIGASSPSRILAPEVIEAILVFVLLYFVGFIANAYTDREIDKRYTIFKNKIPEAVERVGDRNIIAIIVTQLALAFALTAHICIIMESLFPAALVAVGTFFGVGYSIPPLHFKVRGWLHAVSLTLSAFLIPGLFVLFAIAGEIAPAPLTIVVGFSILHYGIAFANQAIDYLEDRAGGVMTPPVRWGMGRSLRVALVSIFAGIIVVFAGLYWHMQTRSGSISALPGMTTPIFFALMTPVVLLGYYIPVTGLWKMYRASATRPIEEATRYMKDICRYNTWQASGIIGLMVATGAVFFAGLI from the coding sequence TTGAAGGGCGCCGGTGGTCCGGGGAAGATGAGCAGCCTTTCGTGGCCGGTAGCGTACCTCCGCATGAGTCGAGCGGAGTACCTGCCCGCCGAGATTCCCGGGCTTCTGACCATCTACTTTATAGGGGCGTCCTCGCCGAGCCGAATTCTGGCGCCGGAGGTCATTGAGGCAATCCTCGTGTTCGTTCTGCTCTACTTCGTTGGCTTCATCGCCAACGCCTACACCGACCGAGAGATAGACAAGCGCTACACGATTTTCAAGAACAAAATTCCGGAGGCCGTGGAGAGGGTGGGGGACAGAAACATCATCGCCATTATAGTCACGCAGCTCGCGCTGGCATTCGCCCTGACTGCGCACATCTGCATCATAATGGAGAGCCTTTTTCCGGCGGCTCTCGTCGCAGTGGGCACATTCTTCGGCGTGGGCTACTCGATTCCGCCCCTGCATTTCAAGGTGCGGGGATGGCTCCACGCCGTCTCCCTCACCCTCTCCGCCTTCCTGATTCCGGGCCTCTTCGTTCTCTTTGCAATAGCTGGTGAAATCGCGCCCGCGCCACTGACAATTGTTGTGGGCTTCAGCATCCTTCACTATGGAATCGCATTCGCTAACCAGGCGATCGACTACCTCGAGGACAGAGCCGGAGGGGTGATGACGCCTCCAGTGCGATGGGGGATGGGGAGATCCCTCAGGGTCGCGCTCGTCTCCATTTTCGCGGGCATCATCGTCGTCTTCGCCGGCCTCTACTGGCACATGCAGACCAGGTCGGGGTCGATATCCGCGCTCCCCGGAATGACCACGCCCATCTTCTTCGCCCTTATGACGCCCGTGGTTTTGCTGGGCTACTACATACCAGTGACCGGGCTCTGGAAGATGTACAGGGCGAGCGCCACGAGGCCCATCGAGGAAGCGACGAGGTACATGAAGGATATTTGCAGATACAATACCTGGCAGGCGAGTGGTATCATCGGCCTCATGGTGGCGACGGGCGCGGTGTTTTTCGCCGGACTTATCTGA